Proteins from one Palaemon carinicauda isolate YSFRI2023 chromosome 26, ASM3689809v2, whole genome shotgun sequence genomic window:
- the LOC137620091 gene encoding dentin sialophosphoprotein-like: MRPRNSDKLPTSEASQYSDKLPTSGASQYSDKLPTLEASHYSDKLPTSEASQYSDKLPTSGASQYSDKLPTLEASRYSDKLPTSEASQYSDKLPTSGASQYSDKLPTPEASHYSDKLPTSETSQYRDKLPTSQESHTI; encoded by the coding sequence atgaggccccgcaatagtgataaactgcctacatctgaggcctcacaatatagtgataaactgcctacgtctggggcgtcacaatatagtgataaactgcctacacttGAGGCGTCACattatagtgataaactgcctacatctgaggcctcacaatatagtgataaactgcctacgtctggggcgtcacaatatagtgataaactgcctacacttGAGGCGTCACgttatagtgataaactgcctacatctgaggcctcacaatatagtgataaactgcctacgtctggggcgtcacaatatagtgataaactgcctacacctgaggcgtcacattATAGTGATAAGCTGCCTACATCTGAGACGTCACAATATAgagataaactgcctacatctcagGAGTCACACACAATATAG